The DNA region CCACCGCGGCGGCGACGCTGAGCTGGACCCATTCGTCGGTGTGCCGGGCGATGACGTCGGGGCGATCGGCGACCACCCAGTGCCCGCCGGCGATGTCGAGCACTCGGTGGTTGGCCGGGATGGCGCCGGTGTATCGCTGCAATGCGGGACTGACGAAGAGGTCCAGTCGTGGCGCGAGCACCTGTACCGCGACGTCGGTCACCGGTAGCGGCGTGGCCGGCCGCAGCAGCGGTCCGGGCATGTTGGCCCGGTACAGGTTCAGCCCGTTGACGTAGTCGTTCTCGCCGCGGGGCACGGCCGGCTGCGGCTTGCCGGAGCGGCCGATACGGTCAAGCCAGCCAAGGACTTTGACGCCCACTCCCGACCGGAAAAGCGCCTCGGGAAGTCGGGGGGTCAGGAACAGCCAGATGTAGCTCGACTCGAGGAACTGGCGCACCACGTCGCCCAGGGTCCGCAGGTCTCGGGGCGACCGCAGGAACCGGCCGGCGTAGTCCAGGTGCGGACCTGAAATCGACGTGTAGGAGGCGATTTTGGCTGCGACACCCGCATCGGTGATGGCCGCCCAGCCCTGGATCGATCCCCAGTCGTGCCCCAGCAGGTGAACCTGGTCGACCCCCAGATGCTCGATCACCGCGGCGACGTCGGCGACCAACCGGGGGAACCGGTAGCCCGAACGGTCCGCCGGCGCC from Mycolicibacter sp. MU0083 includes:
- a CDS encoding alpha/beta fold hydrolase, whose amino-acid sequence is MTTPTTVTSADGVNLAVYAYTEVDPQRPTILAIHGYPDNHHVWDGVARALIEQQPDRYNIVAYDVRGAGESTAPADRSGYRFPRLVADVAAVIEHLGVDQVHLLGHDWGSIQGWAAITDAGVAAKIASYTSISGPHLDYAGRFLRSPRDLRTLGDVVRQFLESSYIWLFLTPRLPEALFRSGVGVKVLGWLDRIGRSGKPQPAVPRGENDYVNGLNLYRANMPGPLLRPATPLPVTDVAVQVLAPRLDLFVSPALQRYTGAIPANHRVLDIAGGHWVVADRPDVIARHTDEWVQLSVAAAVDGNDVRPA